The Bradysia coprophila strain Holo2 chromosome II, BU_Bcop_v1, whole genome shotgun sequence genome has a segment encoding these proteins:
- the LOC119071913 gene encoding probable E3 ubiquitin-protein ligase bre1 — protein sequence MTKTKGKGTKINEKSFISEIQSKRSLWDLSSPGYQRSSEKIVEWERVGNLFNITGAQASQKWVSLREKYRREKHKLSSEEEIKGTKRWVLFNHLKFLDDGPPQSKMIKLDEVEKPVMKVELAPKNRVYNNTSIRASAINSNNQMQIAKVDGNEIMITKEVVAKPIRSQAQQQQSLQLQQQQQQQQQDHQREVQQQQQREAQQQQQQQQLQQQQQHHQQQQQQRYIEISTMELEEAQQHEENNQSHNYTSEYQTVEEGQDPLDIEIETNYEIRCRAFGKYIGEELCFMQEDIGDSLISHILKLVLDKKLKK from the exons atgacgaaaacaAAAG GAAAGGGTACCAAAATCAACGAAAAGAGTTTCATATCCGAAATTCAGTCAAAACGATCACTTTGGGATTTAAGCAGTCCGGGCTATCAACGAAGTTcagaaaaaattgtggaatGGGAACGCGTTGGGAATCTATTCAATATCACAG GCGCTCAAGCCAGTCAGAAATGGGTTTCGCTGAGAGAGAAATATCGACGGGAAAAGCATAAGCTGTCTAGcgaagaagaaataaaaggtACAAAGCGATGGGTTCTGTTCAACCATCTCAAATTCTTGGACGACGGACCGCCACagtcaaaaatgataaaatt GGACGAGGTTGAGAAACCTGTAATGAAAGTTGAACTAGCGCCTAAGAATCGAGTGTACAACAACACGTCAATACGTGCCAGTGCCATAAATAGCAATAATCAAATGCAAATCGCTAAGGTTGACGGTAACGAGATTATGATTACAAAAGAAGTGGTTGCGAAGCCGATACGAAGTCAAGCACAACAACAGCAGAGTTTACAattgcaacaacaacaacaacaacagcaacaagaTCATCAGAGGGAAG TTCAGCAGCAACAGCAACGGGAAgctcaacaacaacaacaacagcaacaattgcagcagcagcaacaacaccaccaacagcaacaacagcaaaGGTACATCGAAATCAGTACAATGGAATTGGAAGAAGCTCAACAGCATGAAGAGAACAACCAATCTCACAATTATACAAGCGAATATCAAACGGTAGAAGAAGGCCAGGATCCACTCGATattgaaatcgaaacaaattaCGAAATTCGTTGTCGTGCATTTGGGAAGTACATCGGTGAAGAATTGTGTTTTATGCAAGAGGACATAGGGGATTCGCTAATATCGCACATATTAAAACTGGTTttggataaaaaattaaagaaataa
- the LOC119071932 gene encoding uncharacterized protein LOC119071932, protein MSDFDRNKSDHDDVYNDIMDQIAHAKETLAEAKRLPDKKRLEEKLVMQDVKVENLKQTLNLKTKQLHELNEQLKCKKADATQRKSQRSSYFDLVAEIFKDTKKFSSMAVHEINQTFHSLGLDIEFVDLAIVKIQKDGKWFKLGMNEHSKLTLIDMSPRHSCFSEIQILFEETRDVARLFSIFGWCLDQ, encoded by the exons ATGAGTGATTTCGATCGAAATAAGTCAGATCACGATGACGTTTATAACGATATTATGGATCAGATAGCCCATGCAAAGGAAACATTAGCCGAAGCAAAAAGATTACCGGACAAGAAACGGCTGGAAGAGAAACTGGTGATGCAAGATgttaaagtggaaaatttgaaacaaacatTGAACCTGAAAACCAAACAATTGCACGAGCTGAATGAGCAGTTGAAGTGTAAAAAAGCAGATGCCACCCAACGCAAAAGTCAACGATCATCCTATTTCGATC TTGTGGCCGAAATTTTCAAGGATACAAAAAAGTTCAGTTCGATGGCTGTCCACGAAATTAATCAAACCTTCCATTCGCTCGGACTTGACATCGAATTTGTTGATCTGGCTATCGTCAAG ATCCAGAAAGACGGAAAATGGTTCAAATTGGGAATGAacgaacattcaaaattgacgT TAATCGACATGAGTCCCCGCCACAGCTGTTTCAGTGAAATCCAGATTTTGTTTGAGGAAACAAGGGATGTGGCCAGACTTTTCTCGATATTTGGCTGGTGTTTAGATCAATAG
- the LOC119071921 gene encoding puff II/9-2 protein, with protein MKQFIVLTVVLLAIQELQGGSVVTVDDKCTCKDTLNTLTKGQLIDRLVLCNQRNDNLEKIIDGLKKENNILRKENDGLRAENCQLSEALKREKEARQKAEKALKECQKNTENLKETIEQLKKELAEAQKALEKCKKELADCKKENAKLLNKIEELNCTITQLQEKLERCRGRERDLQCQLDECKKKLNICNNELIACRKQQEELRCKIERLNTEIEKLRKQNAACEKDLNTLRCETSEFLAIATQRQSQLTSIIQRAEGESSAIKASYIGFRNSHDLTCAPCAGPA; from the exons atgaagcaATTTATTGTTCTGACTGTTGTATTATTGGCCATTCAG gAGCTTCAGGGCGGTTCAGTTGTAACTGTGGACGATAAGTGTACGTGTAAGGACACTCTAAATACATTGACTAAAGGACAACTAATCGACAGACTCGTACTGTGCAATCAACGGAATGATAATCTCGAGAAAATCATAGACGgcctaaagaaagaaaataatattttgagaaaagaaaatgatggTCTTCGTGCAGAAAATTGCCAACTTTCCGAAGCTTTGAAACGAGAGAAGGAAGCTAGGCAAAAAGCTGAAAAAGCACTCAAGGAATGTCAGAAAAATACGGAAAATCTTAAAGAAACGATTGAGCAACTTAAGAAGGAATTGGCTGAAGCGCAAAAGGCACTTGAAAAGTGCAAAAAAGAATTGGCTGACTGCAAGAAGGAAAACGCAAAACTTCTTAACAAAATCGAGGAGTTGAATTGTACAATTACTCAGTTACAAGAAAAACTTGAAAGATGCCGAGGAAGAGAACGGGATCTACAATGTCAATTGGACGAGtgcaagaaaaaattgaatatctgCAATAATGAATTAATCGCGTGCCGAAAACAACAAGAAGAACTTAGATGCAAAATTGAAAGACTTAATaccgaaattgaaaaacttcgAAAACAAAATGCTGCATGCGAAAAGGATCTAAACACATTGCGCTGTGAAACCAGTGAATTCCTTGCTATTGCTACACAGAGACAGAGTCAGCTCACCTCCATCATCCAACGTGCAGAAGGAGAGAGTTCTGCTATTAAGGCTTCGTATATCGGTTTTAGAAACTCGCACGACTTAACTTGTGCTCCTTGTGCAGGTCCGGCctaa
- the LOC119071897 gene encoding COP9 signalosome complex subunit 3 isoform X1, with product MASALEHYVNNVCSYSASGNYRELIDYLNGSTELLAKNGNILDNVLETLDSHQHSLGVLYVLVAKFTNLPANNPAPADAERLIKLVRDFIAGCNPAQVRLSLQTFGELCHLFTSYLVKRNDSIQGVKIMAQAVEKIRGSDTQLTSVHADLCQLSLCAKIFNSAIACLDLDITSIASTEDGNHDAKYFLLYYYYGGMIYTAVKNYERALYFFEVAITTPAVAMSHIMLESYKKYILVSLILHGTIIPFPKSNSSPVISRFMKPLSHVYYELAKAYGTSSSEELRVVINKNRDVYTRDINLGLVKQVASSLYKKNIQRLTKTFLTLSLADVASRVQLSGPAEAEKYILKMIKSGEIFASINQKDGMVVFKDDPEKYNTPEMFLKIQQDISKVMDLHKQIAINEESIMLNPLYVKKATGNQDDEIGSCQSKSYAGEFQSRIVARQIGDHHGHNTLDDTQNDNNYDDANENNPINRFLFYLNVCVAMIVAGTVLFSSGAYVIDEFVHRQP from the exons ATGGCATCAGCATTGGAGCACTACGTGAACAATGTTTGCTCATACAGCGCATCTG GAAACTATCGTGAACTGATTGATTATTTGAACGGATCAACGGAATTATTAGCAAAGAATGGCAATATCTTAGATAATGTTTTAGAAACGTTGGACAGCCACCAGCATTCGCTCGGAGTGCTGTATGTTTTGGTTGCCAAGTTTACGAATTTACCGGCG aataatcctgCTCCTGCTGATGCTGAACGCTTAATCAAACTTGTTAGAGATTTCATAGCTGGCTGTAATCCGGCACAAGTACGGCTATCGTTACAGACTT TCGGTGAACTATGCCACTTGTTCACCAGTTACCTTGTCAAGCGCAATGACAGTATTCAGGGAGTTAAAATTATGGCGCAAGCGGTTGAAAAAATACGTGGTTCGGATACTCAATTAACGTCTGTTCACGCCGACCTGTGTCAACTTAGCTTGTGcgcgaaaatattcaattcggCAATCGCGTGCCTAGATCTGGATATCACATCGATTGCCAGTACTGAG GACGGCAATCACGAcgccaaatattttctactcTACTACTACTACGGTGGAATGATTTACACTGCGGTCAAAAACTATGAACGAGCATTGTATTTCTTTGAGGTAGCTATTACGACACCAGCCGTCGCCATGTCACACATTATGCTCGaatcatacaaaaagtacatTTTGGTGTCGTTGATTCTGCACGGAACG ATCATCCCATTTCCCAAATCGAATTCGTCTCCGGTTATATCGAGATTTATGAAGCCACTGAGCCATGTATATTATGAATTAGCGAAAGCTTACGGCACATCGTCGAGTGAAGAGCTGCGTGTGGTTATCAATAAGAATAGGGACGTTTATACTAGAGACATTAATTTAGGACTGGTGAAACAG GTTGCCTCATCGCTATACAAGAAAAATATCCAACGATTAACAAAGACATTTCTCACACTTTCACTGGCCGATGTTGCTAGTAGAGTTCAACTGTCCGGGCCAGCCGAGGCGGAGAAgtatattttaaaaatg aTCAAATCTGGCGAAATATTCGCATCAATAAATCAGAAGGATGGAATGGTTGTGTTTAAGGATGATCCAGAAAAGTATAATACACCGGAGATGTTCCTTAAGATTCAGCAAGACATTAGCAAAGTAATGGATTTGCATAAACAAATTGCGATTAACGAGGAGAGTATCATGCTCAATCCACTG TACGTGAAAAAGGCCACTGGAAACCAGGACGATGAAATTGGTAGTTGTCAATCGAAATCATATGCAGG GGAATTTCAATCGAGAATAGTCGCACGCCAGATAGGTGACCACCACGGACACAACACGCTAGACGATACACAAAATGATAACAATTATGATGATGCCAATGAAAACAATCCAATCAA ccgttttcttttttatttaaacgtgTGCGTCGCAATGATTGTTGCCGGCACAGTTCTGTTTAGTTCTGGTGCGTATGTTATCGATGAATTCGTCCATCGACAGCCGTGA
- the LOC119071897 gene encoding COP9 signalosome complex subunit 3 isoform X2 — protein MASALEHYVNNVCSYSASGNYRELIDYLNGSTELLAKNGNILDNVLETLDSHQHSLGVLYVLVAKFTNLPANNPAPADAERLIKLVRDFIAGCNPAQVRLSLQTFGELCHLFTSYLVKRNDSIQGVKIMAQAVEKIRGSDTQLTSVHADLCQLSLCAKIFNSAIACLDLDITSIASTEDGNHDAKYFLLYYYYGGMIYTAVKNYERALYFFEVAITTPAVAMSHIMLESYKKYILVSLILHGTIIPFPKSNSSPVISRFMKPLSHVYYELAKAYGTSSSEELRVVINKNRDVYTRDINLGLVKQVASSLYKKNIQRLTKTFLTLSLADVASRVQLSGPAEAEKYILKMIKSGEIFASINQKDGMVVFKDDPEKYNTPEMFLKIQQDISKVMDLHKQIAINEESIMLNPLYVKKATGNQDDEIGSCQSKSYAGEFQSRIVARQIGDHHGHNTLDDTQNDNNYDDANENNPINDPVD, from the exons ATGGCATCAGCATTGGAGCACTACGTGAACAATGTTTGCTCATACAGCGCATCTG GAAACTATCGTGAACTGATTGATTATTTGAACGGATCAACGGAATTATTAGCAAAGAATGGCAATATCTTAGATAATGTTTTAGAAACGTTGGACAGCCACCAGCATTCGCTCGGAGTGCTGTATGTTTTGGTTGCCAAGTTTACGAATTTACCGGCG aataatcctgCTCCTGCTGATGCTGAACGCTTAATCAAACTTGTTAGAGATTTCATAGCTGGCTGTAATCCGGCACAAGTACGGCTATCGTTACAGACTT TCGGTGAACTATGCCACTTGTTCACCAGTTACCTTGTCAAGCGCAATGACAGTATTCAGGGAGTTAAAATTATGGCGCAAGCGGTTGAAAAAATACGTGGTTCGGATACTCAATTAACGTCTGTTCACGCCGACCTGTGTCAACTTAGCTTGTGcgcgaaaatattcaattcggCAATCGCGTGCCTAGATCTGGATATCACATCGATTGCCAGTACTGAG GACGGCAATCACGAcgccaaatattttctactcTACTACTACTACGGTGGAATGATTTACACTGCGGTCAAAAACTATGAACGAGCATTGTATTTCTTTGAGGTAGCTATTACGACACCAGCCGTCGCCATGTCACACATTATGCTCGaatcatacaaaaagtacatTTTGGTGTCGTTGATTCTGCACGGAACG ATCATCCCATTTCCCAAATCGAATTCGTCTCCGGTTATATCGAGATTTATGAAGCCACTGAGCCATGTATATTATGAATTAGCGAAAGCTTACGGCACATCGTCGAGTGAAGAGCTGCGTGTGGTTATCAATAAGAATAGGGACGTTTATACTAGAGACATTAATTTAGGACTGGTGAAACAG GTTGCCTCATCGCTATACAAGAAAAATATCCAACGATTAACAAAGACATTTCTCACACTTTCACTGGCCGATGTTGCTAGTAGAGTTCAACTGTCCGGGCCAGCCGAGGCGGAGAAgtatattttaaaaatg aTCAAATCTGGCGAAATATTCGCATCAATAAATCAGAAGGATGGAATGGTTGTGTTTAAGGATGATCCAGAAAAGTATAATACACCGGAGATGTTCCTTAAGATTCAGCAAGACATTAGCAAAGTAATGGATTTGCATAAACAAATTGCGATTAACGAGGAGAGTATCATGCTCAATCCACTG TACGTGAAAAAGGCCACTGGAAACCAGGACGATGAAATTGGTAGTTGTCAATCGAAATCATATGCAGG GGAATTTCAATCGAGAATAGTCGCACGCCAGATAGGTGACCACCACGGACACAACACGCTAGACGATACACAAAATGATAACAATTATGATGATGCCAATGAAAACAATCCAATCAA TGATCCTGTTGATTAG
- the LOC119071897 gene encoding COP9 signalosome complex subunit 3 isoform X3, whose translation MASALEHYVNNVCSYSASGNYRELIDYLNGSTELLAKNGNILDNVLETLDSHQHSLGVLYVLVAKFTNLPANNPAPADAERLIKLVRDFIAGCNPAQVRLSLQTFGELCHLFTSYLVKRNDSIQGVKIMAQAVEKIRGSDTQLTSVHADLCQLSLCAKIFNSAIACLDLDITSIASTEDGNHDAKYFLLYYYYGGMIYTAVKNYERALYFFEVAITTPAVAMSHIMLESYKKYILVSLILHGTIIPFPKSNSSPVISRFMKPLSHVYYELAKAYGTSSSEELRVVINKNRDVYTRDINLGLVKQVASSLYKKNIQRLTKTFLTLSLADVASRVQLSGPAEAEKYILKMIKSGEIFASINQKDGMVVFKDDPEKYNTPEMFLKIQQDISKVMDLHKQIAINEESIMLNPLYVKKATGNQDDEIGSCQSKSYAGDPVD comes from the exons ATGGCATCAGCATTGGAGCACTACGTGAACAATGTTTGCTCATACAGCGCATCTG GAAACTATCGTGAACTGATTGATTATTTGAACGGATCAACGGAATTATTAGCAAAGAATGGCAATATCTTAGATAATGTTTTAGAAACGTTGGACAGCCACCAGCATTCGCTCGGAGTGCTGTATGTTTTGGTTGCCAAGTTTACGAATTTACCGGCG aataatcctgCTCCTGCTGATGCTGAACGCTTAATCAAACTTGTTAGAGATTTCATAGCTGGCTGTAATCCGGCACAAGTACGGCTATCGTTACAGACTT TCGGTGAACTATGCCACTTGTTCACCAGTTACCTTGTCAAGCGCAATGACAGTATTCAGGGAGTTAAAATTATGGCGCAAGCGGTTGAAAAAATACGTGGTTCGGATACTCAATTAACGTCTGTTCACGCCGACCTGTGTCAACTTAGCTTGTGcgcgaaaatattcaattcggCAATCGCGTGCCTAGATCTGGATATCACATCGATTGCCAGTACTGAG GACGGCAATCACGAcgccaaatattttctactcTACTACTACTACGGTGGAATGATTTACACTGCGGTCAAAAACTATGAACGAGCATTGTATTTCTTTGAGGTAGCTATTACGACACCAGCCGTCGCCATGTCACACATTATGCTCGaatcatacaaaaagtacatTTTGGTGTCGTTGATTCTGCACGGAACG ATCATCCCATTTCCCAAATCGAATTCGTCTCCGGTTATATCGAGATTTATGAAGCCACTGAGCCATGTATATTATGAATTAGCGAAAGCTTACGGCACATCGTCGAGTGAAGAGCTGCGTGTGGTTATCAATAAGAATAGGGACGTTTATACTAGAGACATTAATTTAGGACTGGTGAAACAG GTTGCCTCATCGCTATACAAGAAAAATATCCAACGATTAACAAAGACATTTCTCACACTTTCACTGGCCGATGTTGCTAGTAGAGTTCAACTGTCCGGGCCAGCCGAGGCGGAGAAgtatattttaaaaatg aTCAAATCTGGCGAAATATTCGCATCAATAAATCAGAAGGATGGAATGGTTGTGTTTAAGGATGATCCAGAAAAGTATAATACACCGGAGATGTTCCTTAAGATTCAGCAAGACATTAGCAAAGTAATGGATTTGCATAAACAAATTGCGATTAACGAGGAGAGTATCATGCTCAATCCACTG TACGTGAAAAAGGCCACTGGAAACCAGGACGATGAAATTGGTAGTTGTCAATCGAAATCATATGCAGG TGATCCTGTTGATTAG